A single window of Jiangella alkaliphila DNA harbors:
- a CDS encoding sacsin N-terminal ATP-binding-like domain-containing protein — translation MDVFDTAALRERVLAAWSASPARFREDANAEDELARGSYRDRVVVELAQNAADAGARAGLPVRLLLRLAGSTLLAANTGAPLDAAGAEGLSTLRASAKRDGDTVGRFGVGFAAVLAVTDEPRVLTAPGGGLRWSRSEARAAAASVPGLAAELARRGDDVPVLRLPFPASGAVPDGYDTAVELPLRDDEAVRLVRRLLTEIDDALLLALPWLGELVVDVDGEVRRLDAGAPVQLADGLVERRIGARTWRLATRAGVAPDELLADRPFEERSRPGWSVTVAVPVGDDTGGRAPVALPPSLPAVVHAPTPTDDRTDLPALVIAGLPLDSSRRRVVPGPLLDDLADQVGAVYARLVASFVPPVPGPAVLALVPGPLGLEAVDAVLHRAVRTALAATPFVPGADGSRLRPGDVTLVDGLSRTGDPAALGGVVRGLPVRDWWRPEVLAGLGTTVTPLADVVDELAAERLAPAGWRALYDALDGSDHESLGALPVPLADGRLVRGPRGLLVPGEVRPELLAPFDLRVVAPEAVHPLLYRLGAVDATAASVLRDPLVQGAVADLSEGDDDPAPVAEAVLGLLAESGLDVADEPWLAGLPLADATGAAVPARELLLPGSPLLAVLDADPAEFTVAPGLVARFGPAVLRAAGVRDGFAVVRDADVTLEPDTWHDLDDEDRWVDDVLASLPAQPVPPLTGEFAAVADLDLVRGDAWAQVLEWLAADADARAAVVSPLRLTLADGGERTVPSYTAWWLRRHARIGGRPLTGLALPGADALVRALLPVAEVPVDDAFAAAVGLAREPGDLDPDAVLSRLAEDDLELPAATLSLAYAALAAHDPAGVRPPDRIRVPDGIGSRVVPAGSVVVCDGPHWLQLGLPGLIHGPAALADLLDVDLASEVHDATVHEPGRRQPVPDIAHTILGDPPPTYVEHDDLVVAGTSVDWWPDGDDVHAATLDGLARGLAWVTGQWAKRWVLAEALADPDALPALLADDAFD, via the coding sequence TGTCGACGCTGCGCGCGTCGGCCAAGCGCGACGGCGACACCGTCGGCCGGTTCGGGGTCGGCTTCGCCGCCGTGCTGGCGGTCACCGACGAGCCGCGGGTACTGACGGCGCCCGGCGGCGGCCTGCGGTGGTCGCGGTCGGAGGCGCGGGCGGCCGCCGCGTCGGTGCCCGGGCTGGCCGCCGAGCTGGCCCGGCGCGGCGACGACGTGCCGGTGCTGCGGCTGCCGTTCCCGGCCTCCGGCGCGGTGCCGGACGGGTACGACACCGCGGTCGAGCTGCCGCTGCGCGACGACGAGGCCGTACGGCTGGTCCGCCGGCTGCTCACCGAGATCGACGACGCGTTGCTGCTGGCGCTGCCGTGGCTGGGCGAGCTGGTCGTGGACGTCGACGGCGAGGTTCGCCGACTGGACGCGGGTGCGCCGGTGCAGCTGGCGGATGGGCTGGTGGAGCGGCGGATCGGCGCGCGGACCTGGCGGCTGGCCACGCGCGCCGGCGTCGCGCCGGACGAGCTGCTGGCCGACCGGCCGTTCGAGGAGCGGTCGCGGCCGGGCTGGTCGGTGACGGTCGCGGTGCCGGTCGGCGACGACACCGGGGGGCGGGCACCGGTCGCGCTGCCGCCGTCGCTGCCGGCCGTCGTACATGCGCCGACGCCCACCGACGACCGCACCGACCTGCCGGCGCTGGTGATCGCCGGGCTGCCGCTGGACTCGTCGCGCCGCCGGGTGGTGCCCGGCCCGCTGCTCGATGATCTGGCCGACCAGGTCGGCGCGGTGTACGCGCGGCTGGTCGCGTCGTTCGTCCCGCCGGTGCCGGGCCCGGCCGTGCTGGCGCTGGTGCCCGGGCCGCTGGGGCTCGAGGCCGTCGACGCCGTGCTGCATCGGGCGGTTCGGACGGCGCTGGCGGCGACGCCGTTCGTGCCCGGCGCCGACGGTTCGCGGCTGCGGCCCGGTGACGTGACGCTGGTCGACGGGCTGAGCCGGACCGGCGACCCTGCGGCGCTCGGCGGCGTGGTGCGCGGACTGCCGGTGCGCGACTGGTGGCGTCCGGAGGTGCTGGCCGGGCTCGGCACGACGGTGACGCCGCTGGCCGACGTGGTCGACGAGCTGGCCGCGGAACGGCTGGCCCCGGCGGGGTGGCGGGCGCTGTACGACGCGCTGGACGGGTCGGACCACGAGTCGCTGGGCGCGCTGCCGGTACCGCTGGCCGACGGGCGGCTGGTCCGCGGGCCGCGCGGGCTGCTGGTGCCCGGCGAGGTGCGCCCGGAGCTGCTGGCGCCGTTCGACCTGCGCGTCGTCGCGCCCGAGGCCGTCCACCCCTTGCTCTACCGGCTCGGCGCCGTCGACGCGACCGCGGCGTCTGTGCTGCGCGACCCGCTGGTCCAGGGCGCCGTCGCGGACCTCTCCGAGGGCGACGACGATCCCGCGCCGGTCGCCGAGGCGGTGCTCGGGCTGCTCGCGGAGTCCGGCCTCGACGTCGCCGACGAGCCGTGGCTGGCCGGCCTGCCGCTGGCCGACGCGACGGGAGCGGCCGTCCCGGCGCGTGAGCTGCTGCTGCCCGGGTCGCCGCTGCTGGCCGTGCTGGACGCGGACCCGGCGGAGTTCACCGTCGCGCCCGGCCTGGTGGCGCGGTTCGGGCCGGCGGTGCTCCGGGCCGCCGGCGTGCGCGACGGGTTCGCCGTCGTCCGCGACGCCGACGTGACGCTGGAGCCGGACACCTGGCACGACCTCGACGACGAGGACCGGTGGGTCGACGACGTCCTCGCCTCGCTGCCGGCCCAGCCCGTACCACCTCTGACCGGCGAGTTCGCCGCGGTCGCCGACCTCGACCTGGTTCGCGGCGACGCCTGGGCGCAGGTGCTGGAGTGGCTGGCCGCCGACGCCGACGCCCGGGCCGCCGTCGTGTCGCCGCTGCGGCTGACGCTGGCCGACGGCGGCGAGCGCACCGTGCCGTCGTACACCGCGTGGTGGCTGCGGCGACACGCGCGCATCGGCGGGCGGCCGCTCACCGGTCTGGCACTGCCGGGCGCCGACGCGCTGGTCCGGGCGCTGCTGCCGGTCGCCGAGGTCCCGGTCGACGACGCGTTCGCCGCCGCCGTCGGGCTGGCGCGCGAGCCCGGCGACCTCGATCCTGACGCCGTCCTCTCCAGGCTGGCGGAGGACGACCTCGAGCTGCCGGCCGCGACCCTATCGCTGGCGTACGCGGCGCTGGCCGCGCACGACCCCGCCGGGGTGCGGCCGCCCGACCGGATCAGGGTGCCGGACGGCATCGGCAGCCGCGTCGTGCCCGCCGGGTCGGTCGTGGTGTGCGACGGCCCGCACTGGCTGCAACTGGGCCTGCCCGGGTTGATCCACGGGCCGGCCGCCCTGGCCGACCTGCTCGACGTCGACCTCGCGTCGGAGGTGCACGACGCCACCGTCCACGAACCCGGACGGCGCCAGCCGGTGCCCGACATCGCGCACACGATTCTGGGCGACCCGCCGCCGACGTACGTGGAGCACGACGACCTGGTCGTCGCCGGCACATCGGTCGACTGGTGGCCCGACGGCGACGACGTCCACGCCGCCACCCTCGACGGCCTGGCCCGCGGGCTGGCCTGGGTCACCGGTCAGTGGGCGAAGCGGTGGGTGCTGGCCGAGGCGCTGGCCGACCCCGACGCGCTGCCCGCCCTGCTCGCCGACGACGCCTTCGACTGA